CCGCGTCGCCGAGGTCGGTGCTGGTGGCGCTGACCGCGCGTTTCCAGCGTGCCTGTTGTTCCGGCGTGCCGGAAAGTTGCTTGCCGTAAAAGTCGAAGTTCAGGTCGGCGAATGCCTTGGGCAGCAGCGGCGCCGCGGCGTTCAAGGTGTGGAACACCAGCAGCGACTTCCACGCATCGATTGGCTGGCTCGCGACCAGCTTCGCTTCGCCGCTGATCGCGGATGGTTGCCACACGTCGATCTGCTGGATGCCGTCGAGACCGGCCGCCTTGAAGTATGCGTTCCAGTCGAGGCCCGGCGCCTTCTTCGAAAACTCCGCGACTTGCCACAAGTTGTTGGCCTTGTGGACGTCCTCACTGTCCACCAGGCTTTCCTGCGCCTGCGCGATTTTTGTTTCCAGCGCGATCACCGCGTCGGCCTGCTTGTCCGCATCGGCGATGCCGGCCTGCTTCAGCAGCGCGGCGACATAGGTCTTGTATTTGTCGCGCGCGTCCTTCATGTGCGGATCCTGCGACAGGTAGTAGTCGCGACTCGGCATCGCCAGGCCGCCCTGCAACAGATACGGAATCTGCGTGGATGCTTCTTCCAGTCCCTTGGTCACGAACAGGCCGAACAGGTGTTCGGTATTGAAATGGGTGTCGTTGATCGGATCGACGTCGGCGCGCAGGCGCGAACCCAGCACGCGGGCGAGGTCTTCGCGCGTCTTGATCGCGTCGATCGCATCGAGTTCCGGCTTGATCGGCGTCAGGCCCGCCTTGTCGATCGCGGCGGTATCCATGTAGGCGGCGTAGTAATCCGCGATCTTGCGCGCATTGCTGCCGGCGGCCGGGTTGCTGGCGCCCGCGTTCTTGATCAGGTCGGCCGTGTGCTTCTCTGTGACTTCGAAGATGTCGAAGAACGCGCCGGTGCTGGAGCGGTCGGCGGGAATCTGCGCGGTCTTCAGCCAGTCGCCGTTCGCGTAGTCGAAGAAGTCGTCACCCGGCTTCACCGACTTGTCGATGTACGACAGGTTGATGCCGATGTCGGGCGCGGTGCTGGCCGGCGCGGGCGCGGCGGTGTTGGCCGGTTTGGCCGCGGACGCGGCGGAAGCGGGTGCCGAACCGGAGTTGGGCGATTGCTGCGAGCACGCCGCGCAGGCACAGGCGATGGCGGCGGCGAGGATCAACGGGGTGCGCGGCATGGCGGAAGTCCGATATGGGAAAATCCCGATGATGCACCAAACCGGCCCGACTTTCAGGTGCCGGATTGCACGGATCGATGCCACGCGACGACCACCAGGCCAAGGCCGCCCCGCCGAGGCCCCGCGAACTGGAACGGCTGCTCGATCGCGCGTTGACGCGCGACGCGGGCAAGCTGCGCGCGCGGCTGCGCGGATTGGAACGCAAGCGGCCGTCGTCGCGCGAGGCGCTGCGCAAGCTGGCGCAGGAAATCGCAGCGTCGGCCGCACAGCGCGAGGCGCGCGCCGCGCTGGTCCCGCCAATCACGCTGGACGAAGCGCTGCCGATCACGCAACGCGCGGACGAAATCACGCGCCTGATCAGCGCGCACCAGGTGCTGGTTATCGCGGGCGAAACCGGTTCCGGCAAGACCACGCAACTGCCGAAGCTCTGCCTTGCGGCCGGGCGCGGCGTCGCCGGCATGATCGGCTGCACGCAGCCGCGGCGCCTTGCCGCGCGCGCGATGGCGCATCGCGTCGCCAACGAACTCGGCGGCGAGACCGGCGGCGTGGTCGGTTACGAGGTGCGCTTCGCGAAACAGTTGGGCGACAACACGCTGATCAAGTTCATGACCGACGGCATCCTGCTGGCCGAGATGGCGCACGACCGCTGGCTGTCGGCGTACGACACGCTGATCATCGACGAGGCGCACGAGCGCAGCCTCAACATCGATTTCCTGTTGGGTTATCTGAAAGGCCTGCTGCGCAAGCGCCGCGATCTCAAGCTGATCGTCACCTCGGCCACCATCGACACCGCACGCTTCGCCGAACATTTCGACGACGCGCCGGTGGTGACGGTGGAAGGTCGCGCGTATCCGGTGGAAATCCGATACCAACCATTCGGCAAAGATTCCCTTCCCCCGCTTGCGGGGGAAGGTGCCCGAAGGGCGGATGGGGGAAAGCTGGCGGAGGCGTCGCTGACGGAGCGAATCGTTTCTGCTGTCGACGACATCACGCGCGAAGACCCGAAAGGCGACGTGCTGGTGTTCCTGCCGGGCGAGCGCGAGATCCGCGACGCGCATCTCGCGCTGGCGCGGCGGCAATATCGCCATACCGAGGTGTTGCCGCTGTACGCGCGACTGTCGGTGAAGGAACAGGATCGGGTCTTCAAGCCGGGACCAGCGCGCCGCATCGTGCTGGCCACCAACGTCGCCGAAACTTCGCTGACGGTGCCGCGCATCCGCTGGGTCGTCGATTCGGGCGATGCGCGCGTCAAGCGCTACTCGCGCCGCAGCCAGATCGAACGCCTGCACATCGAACCGGTGTCGCAGGCCGCCGCCAACCAGCGCGCCGGCCGCTGCGGACGCGTCGGACCGGGCATTTGCGTGCGGCTGTACGACGAAGCGGATTTTGCGGCGCGCGCGCCATACAGCGATCCGGAAATCCTGCGCAGCGCGTTGTCCGACGTGATCCTGCGCATGCTCGACCTCGGCTTGGGCGATGTCGAGGCGTTTCCTTTCATCGATCCGCCCGATCCGCGCGCGGTGAACGACGGCTGGCGGCGGCTCGCTGAAATCGGCGCGGTGGACGAGGCGCGGCGCCTGACAACGATGGGCAGGCAGCTCGCGCGCATTCCCATCGACGCGCAGCTCGCGCGGATGCTGGTCGAGTCGCGCACGCTCGGTGTATCCGACTCGGTGTTGCCGATCGTCGCCTTCCTCGGCATCCAGAACCCGCGTGAACGCCCGGCGGACAAGCAGCAGCAAGCCGACGCCGCGCACGCGGAATTCGCCGATCCGCAATCCGATTTCATCGGCGTGCTGAACCTGTGGCACGCATATCGCGAGGCCCACGAAGAACTGACGCAATCGAAACTGCGCGACTGGTGCGCAAAGCATTTCGTGTCGTTCATACGCATGCGCGAGTGGCGGGAGTTGCATCGGCAGTTGTTGTTGGAAGCTGGGACCGGGGACAGGGGACCGGGGACCAGGATGAAGCCAGATCGTTCAGGAGCTTCGGCTTCCGTCCGATCCAATCCGGCTGCAGAACCGTCGCGCCTGAAAGCCGAGTCCCGGCAAACCGGTCCCCGGTCCCCGGTCCCCGGTCCCGAGCTTTACGAGCCCATCCACCTCGCATTGCTCTCCGGTCTCCCCACCAACGTCGCGCGCAAGGACGAGCAGGGCGTCTACCGCGGCACGCGCGAGCGCAGGTTCAAGGTGTTTCCGGGCTCGGCGCTCGCGAAGAAGCCGCCGGCGTGGGTGTTCGTCGCGCAGATCCTCGATCTCGGCGGCAAGGTGTGGGGCATGCAGTGCGCGCGCATCGAACCCGCGTGGATCGAACGGCAAGCGGCGCACCTGCTGAAGCGTACCTTCAGCGACCCGCATTGGTCGCGCGCGCGTGGT
The genomic region above belongs to Rhodanobacteraceae bacterium and contains:
- a CDS encoding Metallopeptidase; this translates as MPRTPLILAAAIACACAACSQQSPNSGSAPASAASAAKPANTAAPAPASTAPDIGINLSYIDKSVKPGDDFFDYANGDWLKTAQIPADRSSTGAFFDIFEVTEKHTADLIKNAGASNPAAGSNARKIADYYAAYMDTAAIDKAGLTPIKPELDAIDAIKTREDLARVLGSRLRADVDPINDTHFNTEHLFGLFVTKGLEEASTQIPYLLQGGLAMPSRDYYLSQDPHMKDARDKYKTYVAALLKQAGIADADKQADAVIALETKIAQAQESLVDSEDVHKANNLWQVAEFSKKAPGLDWNAYFKAAGLDGIQQIDVWQPSAISGEAKLVASQPIDAWKSLLVFHTLNAAAPLLPKAFADLNFDFYGKQLSGTPEQQARWKRAVSATSTDLGDAVGEMYVKQYFPASSKAAAEAMVKNLIAAFRTGIQNLTWMSPETKQKAEAKLDTLVVGVGYPDHWRDYSSLEIKPDDALGNHLRAVKFEYELAKAKIGKPIDDHEWWMTPQTVNAVNLPLQNALNFPAAILQPPFFDPKADPAANYGAIGAIIGHEISHSFDNTGADFDAQGRLKNWWTPADLKHFEAATDALAAQYSSYEALPGLHVDGKQTLGEDIADVSGLTAAYRAYHLALDGKPAPEVDGLSGDQRFFVAFGQAWRSKIRDAALRQRLATDVHAPAQFRAETVRNLDPWYQAFDVQPGQKLYLQPDQRVKIW
- a CDS encoding ATP-dependent helicase HrpA; this encodes MPRDDHQAKAAPPRPRELERLLDRALTRDAGKLRARLRGLERKRPSSREALRKLAQEIAASAAQREARAALVPPITLDEALPITQRADEITRLISAHQVLVIAGETGSGKTTQLPKLCLAAGRGVAGMIGCTQPRRLAARAMAHRVANELGGETGGVVGYEVRFAKQLGDNTLIKFMTDGILLAEMAHDRWLSAYDTLIIDEAHERSLNIDFLLGYLKGLLRKRRDLKLIVTSATIDTARFAEHFDDAPVVTVEGRAYPVEIRYQPFGKDSLPPLAGEGARRADGGKLAEASLTERIVSAVDDITREDPKGDVLVFLPGEREIRDAHLALARRQYRHTEVLPLYARLSVKEQDRVFKPGPARRIVLATNVAETSLTVPRIRWVVDSGDARVKRYSRRSQIERLHIEPVSQAAANQRAGRCGRVGPGICVRLYDEADFAARAPYSDPEILRSALSDVILRMLDLGLGDVEAFPFIDPPDPRAVNDGWRRLAEIGAVDEARRLTTMGRQLARIPIDAQLARMLVESRTLGVSDSVLPIVAFLGIQNPRERPADKQQQADAAHAEFADPQSDFIGVLNLWHAYREAHEELTQSKLRDWCAKHFVSFIRMREWRELHRQLLLEAGTGDRGPGTRMKPDRSGASASVRSNPAAEPSRLKAESRQTGPRSPVPGPELYEPIHLALLSGLPTNVARKDEQGVYRGTRERRFKVFPGSALAKKPPAWVFVAQILDLGGKVWGMQCARIEPAWIERQAAHLLKRTFSDPHWSRARGAVQAFEQVSLYGLILVERRTVTFAKQDPALAHAIFLREALARCDIDCRADFVRANARVLDEAREIEAQQRREGLLKSDEDLAAFFAGKLPEDIASSAALDAWYKRASAAERAALRWSLRDVLEAGAHGDAGAFTDTMEVGNQKLAFEYRFVPGDEADGVTLRVPLALLNAVPAARCEWLVPGLLQDKVAALIRSLPKSQRRNFVPAPEFARAFMEAEAPRDAPLMTVLAAFLKRITGIDVNAEAFDADALPPHLKMRFDVCDERGHSLAQGRDLDALRAQFGSRAREAFSRHAAAAVTREHVRDWEFDAIPEATRARDGMTAYPALVDLGDVVALRVFENADDAAAAHRAGVERLLRLSLKAEFKRAQKQLPLKPKLAVAFAPHGRADALREDIVEGAFADVLREHDLDARDRAAWNALRDAVSRALFGAAMERLKLAEPILAGLAELQPWVKPAIRGQAEASYADLRGQLDALLAPGFLRDLPRARLAHLPRYLKAMRLRAEKLRSDPARDHSRMQQVLPYWRAVLDARASGDETEALETLRWLVEEWRVSVFAQELKTAEPVSGKRMAQALRNLEI